The Alphaproteobacteria bacterium SS10 genome includes a region encoding these proteins:
- the serA gene encoding phosphoglycerate dehydrogenase — protein sequence MAPKVLIADELSPAAVDIFKQRGIEADVKTGLKPEELKEIIGSYDGLAVRSSTKPNADIFEAAHNLKVIGRAGIGVDNIEIPAATARGIVVMNTPFGNSITTAEHAISMMMALARQIPQANESTHAGKWEKKRFMGVELTGKTLGVIGCGNIGAIVADRAQGLKMKVIAFDPFLSEERALDLGVEKVELEDLFKRSEFITLHVPLTDQTRNIIDAKALDIMKPGVRIVNCARGGLIDEVALKAALDAGHVAGAALDVFLEEPAKENALFGHDNLICTPHLGASTNEAQENVALQVAEQMSDYLLDGAIVNALNMPSVSAEDAKRLAPYMSLAEQLGGFAGQITESGLKSVEITYAGAAAEVNIKPLTQIILKSLLGPLLESVNMVNAPVLAKERDIKVTESRTEKVEDYQTLISIEVVTDRRKRRVSGTLMAGDRPRIVEIEGVSVETSVTSNMLFVRNDDKPGFIGNLGRTLGDANINIASFDLGRRAEGDEAICIVAVDQRIDEGLLGRISKLPNVIQARTLSF from the coding sequence ATGGCACCTAAAGTCCTTATCGCTGACGAGCTTAGCCCAGCGGCCGTCGATATCTTTAAACAGCGCGGCATTGAGGCCGACGTTAAAACTGGCCTGAAGCCAGAAGAGCTGAAGGAAATCATCGGCAGCTATGACGGCCTCGCAGTCCGCTCTTCCACCAAACCAAATGCCGACATCTTTGAAGCGGCCCATAACCTCAAAGTTATCGGGCGCGCTGGTATCGGCGTCGATAACATCGAGATCCCTGCCGCGACCGCACGCGGTATCGTGGTCATGAACACGCCGTTCGGTAACTCAATCACCACGGCTGAGCACGCCATCTCCATGATGATGGCCCTGGCCCGTCAAATCCCCCAGGCAAATGAATCCACCCATGCCGGTAAGTGGGAGAAGAAGCGGTTCATGGGTGTTGAGCTAACCGGCAAAACCCTTGGCGTCATTGGTTGCGGCAATATCGGTGCAATTGTCGCCGACCGCGCCCAAGGCCTGAAGATGAAGGTCATCGCCTTTGATCCCTTCCTGTCGGAAGAGCGCGCCCTCGACCTCGGTGTTGAGAAGGTTGAACTGGAAGACCTGTTCAAGCGTTCAGAGTTCATCACCCTGCATGTGCCGCTGACCGATCAGACCCGCAACATCATCGATGCCAAGGCACTCGACATCATGAAGCCGGGTGTTCGCATCGTGAACTGTGCCCGTGGTGGCTTGATCGATGAGGTGGCGCTTAAGGCTGCCCTCGATGCCGGTCATGTTGCTGGCGCTGCACTGGATGTGTTCCTTGAAGAACCGGCCAAGGAAAACGCGCTATTCGGCCATGACAATCTGATCTGCACACCGCATCTCGGTGCCTCAACCAATGAGGCGCAGGAGAATGTGGCCCTGCAGGTTGCCGAACAGATGTCTGACTATCTGCTCGACGGTGCGATCGTTAACGCGCTCAACATGCCATCGGTCTCGGCCGAGGATGCAAAGCGCTTGGCGCCCTATATGTCGCTCGCTGAGCAGCTGGGTGGCTTCGCCGGTCAGATCACCGAATCCGGCCTCAAATCTGTTGAAATCACCTATGCCGGTGCTGCTGCTGAGGTGAATATCAAACCGCTGACCCAAATTATTCTGAAGTCACTCCTCGGCCCATTGCTTGAGAGTGTGAACATGGTCAACGCACCCGTGCTGGCAAAAGAGCGGGATATCAAGGTCACCGAAAGCCGGACTGAGAAGGTTGAGGATTACCAAACCCTGATCTCAATCGAGGTGGTAACCGACCGTCGTAAGCGCCGTGTTTCCGGCACCCTCATGGCCGGTGATCGCCCACGCATTGTCGAGATCGAAGGCGTTTCCGTCGAAACCTCAGTGACTTCCAACATGCTGTTCGTGCGCAACGACGACAAGCCAGGCTTCATCGGCAATCTCGGCCGTACCCTGGGTGACGCCAATATCAACATCGCCAGCTTCGACCTCGGCCGTCGTGCAGAGGGTGATGAGGCCATCTGTATCGTCGCCGTGGACCAACGGATTGATGAAGGTCTGTTGGGTCGCATCTCCAAACTGCCGAATGTGATCCAGGCACGTACCCTCAGCTTCTAA
- a CDS encoding ATP phosphoribosyltransferase regulatory subunit, whose protein sequence is MAAAEWSTVNRLIDTYMGFGFALVKPPLMEFEAGLMSGPGVALAPQTFRLMDPVSSKMLGLRADITAQIARIAGSRLQAHARPLRLAYAGEVVRVNGTDLRPERQFCQVGAELIGAIEASADAEIITMAVAALRQLDIEGLSIDLCLPTLQPHFLRGSGLTGDDLADLAEAVRRRDREAVLTVESPVSRVLADLLNASGPVSTALPALQAVEMPSGLKGDVQRLISVVELVQRDLPDLTITVDPLERRGFEYQTGLSFTLFARDVRGELGRGGRYRSAGVMGAEPVKRVEGEAANRLATLGEPAVGFTLFMDSIMRALPAADQEKRLAVPASLTLAERQKLSAEGWVVIRDLGDQPDELAAFAVAQRCTHFWQGNEAKPVTKTD, encoded by the coding sequence ATGGCCGCTGCTGAGTGGTCAACGGTTAATCGGCTTATCGACACCTATATGGGCTTCGGCTTTGCGCTGGTTAAGCCGCCTCTGATGGAGTTTGAGGCCGGGCTTATGTCTGGCCCCGGTGTCGCTTTAGCACCCCAGACCTTCCGATTGATGGACCCGGTGTCGTCCAAGATGCTGGGCCTGCGCGCTGACATCACCGCGCAGATTGCCCGCATCGCTGGCTCACGCCTACAGGCCCATGCCCGCCCCTTACGTCTCGCCTATGCCGGTGAGGTGGTGCGGGTCAATGGCACTGACTTGCGACCAGAGCGGCAGTTTTGTCAGGTGGGCGCAGAGCTAATCGGTGCCATTGAGGCCAGTGCGGATGCTGAGATCATTACCATGGCGGTTGCCGCCCTCCGCCAGCTCGATATTGAGGGCCTCTCCATCGATCTATGCCTGCCCACGCTGCAGCCACATTTCCTACGTGGCAGCGGGCTGACGGGTGACGATTTGGCGGATCTGGCAGAGGCCGTCCGACGCCGTGACCGTGAGGCGGTTTTGACGGTTGAGAGCCCAGTTAGCCGAGTGCTTGCCGACTTGCTGAATGCGTCAGGCCCCGTATCAACAGCTCTTCCGGCACTGCAGGCCGTTGAGATGCCATCGGGCCTTAAGGGCGATGTACAGCGTCTGATCTCAGTTGTTGAGTTGGTTCAGCGCGATCTGCCCGATCTCACCATTACCGTCGACCCGCTGGAGCGGCGCGGTTTTGAGTATCAGACGGGGTTGAGTTTCACCCTGTTTGCCCGCGATGTCCGGGGTGAGCTGGGGCGCGGCGGGCGTTACCGCTCCGCCGGTGTGATGGGGGCAGAACCGGTTAAACGGGTTGAGGGGGAGGCGGCCAATCGTCTCGCAACCCTCGGTGAACCTGCCGTTGGCTTCACCCTGTTTATGGATTCAATTATGCGGGCGCTGCCTGCTGCTGACCAAGAAAAGCGCCTTGCCGTTCCGGCTAGCCTGACCTTAGCAGAGCGGCAAAAGCTGTCCGCTGAGGGTTGGGTTGTGATCCGCGATCTGGGCGATCAACCGGATGAACTTGCGGCATTTGCAGTGGCCCAACGCTGCACCCATTTTTGGCAAGGCAATGAGGCCAAGCCAGTGACGAAGACAGATTAA
- a CDS encoding adenylosuccinate synthase — MANVVVVGSQWGDEGKGKIVDWLSSRADVVVRFQGGHNAGHTLVIDGTVYKLSLLPSGIVRPGKLSIIGNGVVVDPWALLAEIDRLREQGLKIDATSLKVAENACLILPIHSAIDALKERLRGEHKLGTTGRGIGPAYEDKIARRAIRVCDLSDREVLEEKVKLLLAHHNAVLSAHDADTFEVDQVVSELTELADQILPYADVVWRRLDQLRAEGKRILFEGAQGAMLDVDHGTYPFVTSSNTVAAQAATGGSMGPNSLNYMLGITKAYTTRVGAGPFPTEQDNDVGQLLGERGHEFGTVTGRKRRCGWFDAVMVRQAVKINGITGIALTKLDVLDGMDEIKVCTGYKLNGEVIDYLPAAHKLQMAVEPIYETFEGWSESTQGARSWAELPATAIKYIRRIEELIEAPVSLLSTSPERDDTILMTDPFAV; from the coding sequence ATGGCAAATGTGGTGGTTGTCGGCTCCCAATGGGGCGACGAAGGTAAAGGCAAGATCGTTGACTGGCTGTCCAGCCGGGCCGATGTGGTGGTGCGCTTCCAAGGGGGGCACAATGCCGGCCATACCCTGGTCATTGACGGCACCGTCTATAAGCTGAGCCTCCTGCCCTCAGGCATTGTACGCCCAGGCAAGCTCTCCATCATCGGCAATGGTGTGGTGGTCGACCCTTGGGCGCTACTGGCTGAGATTGACCGGCTGCGTGAGCAGGGGCTGAAGATCGATGCCACCAGCCTAAAGGTGGCTGAGAATGCTTGCCTTATCCTGCCGATCCACAGCGCAATTGACGCGCTCAAAGAGCGTCTGCGCGGCGAACACAAGCTGGGCACCACCGGTCGCGGTATTGGTCCGGCCTATGAGGATAAGATTGCCCGCCGGGCGATCCGGGTTTGTGACCTGTCTGATCGAGAGGTTTTAGAAGAGAAGGTGAAGCTGCTGCTGGCCCACCACAACGCCGTGCTGTCGGCCCATGACGCCGACACCTTCGAAGTTGATCAGGTGGTCAGTGAGCTGACAGAGCTGGCCGATCAAATCCTGCCTTATGCCGATGTGGTCTGGCGTCGCCTGGATCAACTGCGCGCTGAGGGTAAACGGATCTTGTTCGAGGGTGCCCAGGGCGCCATGCTTGACGTTGATCACGGCACCTATCCGTTTGTCACCTCCTCCAACACCGTTGCGGCCCAGGCGGCAACGGGTGGCAGCATGGGGCCGAACTCACTCAACTACATGCTGGGTATCACCAAGGCCTACACGACCCGTGTTGGCGCCGGACCATTCCCAACTGAACAAGACAATGACGTTGGTCAGCTGCTCGGTGAGCGAGGGCATGAGTTCGGTACGGTCACCGGGCGTAAGCGTCGTTGCGGTTGGTTTGATGCGGTCATGGTTCGCCAGGCTGTGAAGATTAACGGCATCACCGGGATCGCGCTTACCAAGCTTGATGTGCTCGATGGCATGGACGAGATCAAAGTCTGTACGGGCTATAAGCTGAATGGTGAGGTGATCGATTACCTGCCCGCGGCCCATAAGCTCCAAATGGCGGTTGAGCCGATTTATGAGACGTTTGAGGGCTGGTCTGAGAGTACGCAAGGTGCGCGAAGCTGGGCTGAATTGCCGGCGACAGCAATCAAATATATCCGGCGAATCGAAGAGTTGATCGAGGCGCCAGTGTCGTTGCTGTCCACTAGCCCAGAGCGGGATGACACCATCCTGATGACCGATCCTTTCGCGGTCTGA
- a CDS encoding phosphoserine transaminase, with protein MQQATPPAVKPAVPFFSSGPCAKRPGWSTDVLKDACLARSHRSKPGKAKLKQVIDMTREILGVPDDYRIGIVPASDTGAVEMAMWSMLGARGVDMLGWESFSNDWITDVVKQLKLENCRTIQADYGDLPDLSQVDPKNDCVFVWNGTTSGVRVPNADWIADDREGLTICDATSAAFAMDLSWDKLDVTTYSWQKVMGGEAQHGMLVLSPRAVERLETYTPPWPMPKIFRMTKAGKINEGIFKGETINTPSMLAVEDQIDALTWAKSIGGLSALIERAESSLKAVTEWVEASDSFDFLAADPATRSCTSICLKITDAWFTSLSEDDQAAVAKQVATTLDAEGVAHDIAGYRAAPPGLRLWGGATVDPADMAALLPWLDWALASIRETRAAA; from the coding sequence ATGCAGCAGGCTACCCCGCCGGCGGTAAAACCCGCCGTTCCATTCTTTTCTTCGGGTCCATGTGCGAAGCGACCAGGTTGGTCGACTGACGTCTTGAAAGACGCGTGCCTCGCCCGCTCCCACCGTTCAAAACCAGGCAAAGCAAAATTGAAGCAGGTCATCGACATGACCCGCGAGATCCTTGGCGTGCCTGACGACTATCGGATCGGCATCGTGCCGGCCTCTGATACCGGCGCTGTCGAGATGGCCATGTGGTCCATGCTCGGTGCCCGTGGTGTCGATATGCTCGGTTGGGAAAGCTTCTCCAATGACTGGATCACCGATGTGGTGAAACAGCTGAAACTGGAGAATTGCCGGACCATTCAGGCCGATTACGGCGACTTACCCGACCTGTCCCAGGTTGATCCTAAAAACGACTGTGTCTTTGTCTGGAATGGCACCACCTCTGGCGTTCGCGTGCCAAATGCCGATTGGATTGCCGATGACCGCGAAGGCCTGACCATCTGTGATGCTACTTCAGCGGCGTTTGCGATGGACCTGTCCTGGGACAAGCTCGACGTCACCACCTACTCTTGGCAGAAGGTGATGGGCGGTGAGGCCCAGCATGGCATGCTGGTGTTAAGCCCGCGCGCTGTTGAACGGCTCGAGACCTATACCCCGCCATGGCCAATGCCGAAAATCTTCCGGATGACCAAAGCCGGTAAGATCAATGAAGGCATCTTCAAAGGCGAGACGATCAACACCCCATCAATGCTGGCGGTGGAAGATCAAATCGACGCCCTAACTTGGGCGAAATCAATCGGTGGCCTATCAGCCCTGATTGAGCGCGCTGAGAGCAGCTTGAAGGCTGTGACCGAGTGGGTTGAAGCATCCGATAGCTTTGATTTCCTCGCCGCTGATCCTGCGACGCGGTCGTGCACGTCAATCTGCCTGAAGATTACGGATGCTTGGTTCACCTCGCTGTCTGAGGATGATCAGGCCGCTGTCGCGAAGCAGGTTGCGACCACGCTGGATGCCGAGGGTGTCGCCCACGACATCGCTGGCTATCGCGCAGCGCCTCCAGGCCTACGCCTTTGGGGTGGTGCAACGGTTGATCCAGCCGACATGGCCGCCCTGCTGCCATGGCTGGATTGGGCGCTAGCCTCCATCCGCGAAACCCGCGCCGCCGCGTAA
- a CDS encoding VCBS repeat-containing protein: MLSRLLIPSLFAFTLFLAPSAVAQTEQIPATQNEQMNDPQPLNRAGRNMEPKVVARGRSVIIRPGLRSIYVTDAGEPRVVADTRREFVLERTFNSMAIRPLTQQSEIILPARDVIPDGRAGKGQNTIEEAWLIQPTSRYPHGALGDNIEAGALRVILKNGAVSAFRLSDGSVFEGLQPTIGDVDGDGTDEVLVVNSNAQRGSVLQIYKPVDLGNGVTRLQMIGEGLGTGRKNRWLNPVGVGDFNQDGYPEIAVVHLPHIEGVLSVHQFRNGRFQELARMTGFSNHAHGSPQTAMNIIRDITGDNRPDLIVPALDRRALRVMTMNGRDLVEIGQLQLPSPVKTDILWIEDALTLGLEDNSVLSLSVFIQ, translated from the coding sequence ATGCTCTCACGTCTTCTGATCCCCAGCCTGTTCGCTTTCACCCTGTTCTTGGCCCCATCTGCCGTGGCGCAAACAGAGCAGATACCGGCGACCCAGAATGAACAGATGAACGACCCGCAGCCATTAAACCGCGCGGGTCGGAACATGGAGCCAAAGGTGGTCGCCCGCGGTCGGTCGGTGATCATTCGCCCGGGCCTGCGGTCAATCTATGTCACCGATGCCGGTGAGCCGCGCGTGGTCGCTGACACCCGGCGTGAGTTCGTGCTTGAGCGCACGTTCAACAGCATGGCGATCCGCCCACTAACCCAACAGTCTGAGATCATTCTGCCAGCCCGTGATGTGATCCCCGATGGCCGCGCCGGTAAGGGGCAGAACACAATCGAGGAGGCTTGGTTAATCCAGCCAACTAGCCGTTATCCCCATGGCGCCCTTGGCGACAATATTGAAGCTGGCGCCCTGCGGGTAATCTTGAAGAATGGTGCGGTGTCAGCCTTTCGGTTGAGCGATGGATCCGTCTTCGAAGGTTTGCAGCCAACAATCGGTGATGTTGACGGTGATGGCACCGATGAGGTGCTGGTGGTCAACTCAAACGCCCAGCGTGGCAGCGTGCTGCAGATCTATAAGCCAGTTGATCTTGGTAATGGCGTGACCCGCCTCCAGATGATCGGTGAGGGGCTGGGTACCGGTCGCAAGAACCGTTGGTTGAACCCGGTGGGTGTCGGTGACTTCAACCAGGATGGGTATCCCGAGATTGCGGTCGTTCACCTGCCGCATATTGAGGGGGTCCTATCGGTCCACCAGTTCCGCAATGGCCGGTTTCAAGAGTTGGCGCGGATGACTGGCTTCTCAAACCACGCCCATGGTTCACCGCAAACGGCGATGAACATTATTCGCGACATTACCGGTGACAATCGACCCGATTTGATCGTTCCAGCCCTGGATCGCCGGGCCCTTCGTGTGATGACCATGAATGGCCGGGATTTGGTTGAAATCGGCCAGTTACAGCTACCGTCACCGGTCAAGACTGACATCCTGTGGATTGAAGATGCGTTGACCTTGGGCCTCGAGGACAACTCGGTACTATCGCTTTCAGTGTTTATTCAGTAG